A stretch of the bacterium genome encodes the following:
- a CDS encoding MFS transporter, translating into MTRASRAYWLVNLVNFGDGIAYFGILNLLTLFIHDQLGLTDQMTGVAVSMFTGAVTLFMFFGGFVSDRLGVRKALMVSLLLLLVGRIFLTSSPLFDASEIMLWTSLALMALGTGVLQPSLYAGAKEFSDPRTSAISYSLIYAIMNFGIVIESYVSPYIRERGGIESVFWTMAAVNGVVLLAILLLFTRKVEDHDRVVHIKLEHSERLTLSQKLRSLPILDSRFMAFIFVLLPVRTMFAHQWLTMPHYIMRCFPDAVGARYEWFQGLNPLIITFAVPLVAAMTRKVNVISMMIVGTVVSALSTFILATTPDVTLLITYILVFSLGEAIWSSRFFEYVAELAPAGQVGAYMGLAGIPWFLAKFTTGLYSGTMLEHFIPEQGAQDSGTLWAIYGLIALVSPIGLLLIRKWIRKPAKVQG; encoded by the coding sequence TGAATTTGCTGACGTTGTTCATCCACGATCAGCTGGGGTTGACCGACCAGATGACCGGCGTGGCCGTCTCGATGTTTACGGGTGCGGTCACGCTGTTTATGTTTTTTGGCGGCTTTGTCTCGGATCGGCTGGGAGTGCGCAAGGCGCTGATGGTTTCGCTGCTGCTGTTACTTGTGGGCCGCATCTTCCTCACCTCAAGCCCTCTGTTTGACGCATCCGAGATTATGCTCTGGACAAGCCTCGCGTTAATGGCGCTCGGGACCGGCGTCCTGCAGCCGTCGCTCTACGCAGGTGCAAAGGAGTTCTCCGACCCGCGGACTTCCGCAATCAGCTACAGTTTGATCTATGCGATCATGAACTTCGGGATTGTGATTGAAAGTTATGTCTCACCTTACATCCGCGAGCGCGGCGGCATTGAATCGGTGTTCTGGACGATGGCCGCAGTGAACGGGGTAGTGCTGTTGGCGATACTCTTGCTGTTTACACGCAAAGTGGAAGATCATGACCGCGTCGTGCACATAAAGCTGGAGCACTCTGAACGACTAACATTGAGTCAGAAACTTAGATCGCTCCCGATTCTGGATTCGCGATTTATGGCTTTCATATTTGTGCTATTGCCGGTGCGAACAATGTTTGCGCATCAGTGGTTGACCATGCCGCACTACATAATGCGCTGCTTTCCAGATGCAGTTGGCGCGCGCTACGAGTGGTTTCAGGGACTGAATCCTCTGATCATCACCTTTGCCGTGCCGCTCGTCGCGGCGATGACGCGCAAAGTGAATGTTATCTCCATGATGATCGTCGGGACCGTAGTGTCGGCATTGTCCACATTCATCCTTGCGACAACACCGGACGTAACGCTGCTCATCACCTATATTCTGGTATTTTCGCTGGGGGAAGCCATCTGGTCGAGCAGGTTCTTTGAATACGTAGCGGAACTTGCTCCTGCCGGCCAAGTTGGCGCGTATATGGGATTGGCAGGGATACCGTGGTTTCTTGCCAAGTTCACGACGGGTTTGTACTCTGGAACAATGCTCGAACACTTCATCCCCGAACAGGGCGCACAAGACAGCGGAACCCTATGGGCAATCTATGGTCTAATTGCCTTGGTTTCGCCAATTGGTTTGCTCCTGATTAGGAAATGGATCAGGAAACCCGCAAAGGTGCAAGGATAG
- a CDS encoding AMP-binding protein — protein MAGVIADTIPALFRAAAAKRSAEPFLQYRKGEEIFRLTYGDVLTKIEGRARSLLHAGLQKNDRIALLGENSSDWVIAYLAILQAGCIVVPIDSLMPLAEILHVLELSDASLVLCSERFVTQLQEIQDKQKHLVRVECFTQVTGAEDDANLEDVPFDRRPTDVAAVIFTSGTTGHSKGVVLTHENLISNVLACCEVCEIEAEDNFLLLLPLHHTFASTVTMLLPIAKGARATLATSFRSRDVIDDIRICGVSVLVGVPQLFENIKIGILRAVDSSSTMKQTLFYALMWISQCIRPLGLNPGRTLFKSLRVKAGLSSVRLMVSGGAALPVVVNKFFESLGFVLVQGYGLTETSPVLCVNPPARNKIGSVGPALRGVTLRIKDPNQAGIGEVCARGPNIMQGYYENPDATSRVLQEGWLHTGDAGYLDRDGYLYLTGRLKNVIVTSAGKNVYPEEIEAKLMAEEAISDALVLAVERKGGRGEKLCALIKLDDEYVQLHSSQKSPEEIATEVIRRYNSSSPAYQNIREWRLLEGEFEKTSTRKIKRFLYSDYFH, from the coding sequence ATGGCGGGAGTAATTGCCGACACAATCCCCGCACTATTTCGTGCAGCAGCAGCTAAGCGATCCGCTGAGCCGTTCCTGCAGTATCGGAAGGGTGAAGAAATCTTCCGGCTTACCTACGGCGATGTTCTGACAAAGATCGAAGGACGTGCGAGGAGTTTACTTCACGCGGGTCTTCAGAAGAATGATCGGATCGCGTTGCTTGGGGAGAATAGCAGCGACTGGGTGATAGCGTATCTCGCCATTTTGCAGGCCGGATGCATTGTTGTGCCGATAGATTCGCTCATGCCACTTGCTGAGATTCTGCATGTCCTCGAACTGTCCGATGCAAGTCTTGTGCTCTGTTCCGAGCGTTTTGTGACTCAGCTTCAAGAGATTCAAGACAAGCAAAAACATCTGGTGAGAGTCGAATGCTTCACGCAAGTAACGGGCGCGGAAGACGATGCGAATTTGGAAGATGTCCCGTTCGACCGGCGTCCGACGGATGTGGCGGCTGTGATCTTTACATCCGGGACTACCGGTCACTCGAAAGGCGTTGTACTCACGCATGAGAACCTGATTTCCAACGTGTTGGCGTGCTGCGAGGTTTGCGAGATAGAGGCGGAAGACAATTTCCTGTTGCTGTTGCCGCTGCATCATACGTTCGCCAGCACGGTCACGATGCTGCTTCCGATCGCGAAAGGTGCTCGTGCGACACTTGCTACCAGCTTTCGCTCCCGCGACGTCATTGATGACATACGCATCTGCGGAGTCAGCGTGCTGGTAGGTGTTCCGCAACTGTTCGAAAATATCAAGATCGGCATTCTGCGTGCCGTTGATTCATCATCGACGATGAAGCAAACGCTTTTCTATGCTTTGATGTGGATCTCGCAATGCATTCGGCCTCTCGGTCTGAATCCAGGTCGCACTCTTTTCAAGTCACTCCGTGTAAAAGCTGGACTGAGTTCGGTTCGACTCATGGTTTCCGGCGGTGCAGCTCTGCCGGTTGTTGTGAACAAGTTCTTCGAGTCGCTGGGCTTTGTGCTGGTTCAAGGCTATGGACTGACCGAAACCAGTCCGGTCCTCTGCGTTAACCCGCCGGCGAGAAACAAGATTGGTTCGGTGGGACCCGCATTGCGAGGTGTCACTCTGAGGATCAAGGATCCCAATCAGGCTGGAATCGGCGAAGTATGCGCACGTGGGCCAAACATCATGCAGGGGTACTATGAAAACCCGGACGCAACAAGCCGCGTGTTGCAGGAGGGCTGGCTGCATACCGGGGATGCAGGGTATCTCGATCGTGACGGGTATTTGTATTTGACGGGTCGGCTCAAGAATGTGATTGTCACGTCGGCGGGAAAGAATGTGTATCCGGAGGAAATTGAGGCTAAACTGATGGCAGAGGAGGCGATCTCCGATGCTTTGGTGCTCGCGGTGGAGCGAAAGGGCGGAAGGGGAGAGAAACTGTGCGCGCTGATAAAACTGGATGATGAGTACGTCCAACTTCACTCGTCGCAAAAATCTCCCGAGGAGATTGCAACTGAAGTCATCCGCAGATACAACAGTAGTTCACCGGCGTATCAAAACATTCGAGAGTGGCGGTTGCTTGAAGGTGAATTTGAGAAGACCTCCACGCGCAAGATAAAACGATTTCTCTATAGTGACTACTTTCATTAG
- a CDS encoding 4Fe-4S binding protein has translation MRALKHPTRWLRYSIFTVILGLIVYLALGYGSRSFEAFCPFGGMESLWGLVQAGEFSCALGPLNLSMLVGVLVLALIARKAFCGWACPIGFLGELAARFTGLFWRRRPQPTKKVEGYLKLLRYVVLVAALYFTYKSGELILRGYDPFFLLFSGFGHGSLGIVSWIVLAALVVGAFVVPMFFCRYLCPMGATFDPFSRLGILKVVRDESKCNMCGNCQRKCPQNLAPHATVKLRHRDCTLCLECVDACPVDQALELKATI, from the coding sequence ATGAGAGCACTCAAGCACCCCACCCGCTGGTTGCGGTATTCCATTTTCACGGTTATTCTTGGACTGATTGTCTATCTGGCCTTGGGCTACGGCAGCCGTAGTTTCGAGGCCTTTTGTCCGTTTGGAGGCATGGAAAGCCTCTGGGGATTGGTGCAGGCAGGCGAGTTCAGCTGCGCGCTCGGCCCTCTGAATCTCTCCATGCTGGTCGGTGTTCTGGTATTGGCATTGATTGCCCGAAAAGCTTTTTGCGGGTGGGCCTGCCCTATCGGATTTCTGGGGGAACTTGCCGCGAGATTCACCGGACTGTTTTGGCGCAGACGTCCGCAGCCGACAAAAAAAGTAGAGGGATACTTGAAGCTGTTGCGTTATGTGGTTCTTGTTGCGGCCCTGTATTTCACCTACAAGTCAGGTGAGTTGATTCTCCGCGGATATGACCCGTTCTTTTTACTGTTCTCAGGTTTTGGGCATGGTTCGTTAGGGATCGTCAGTTGGATTGTGCTGGCTGCTCTGGTCGTCGGAGCGTTCGTCGTCCCGATGTTTTTCTGTCGTTACCTTTGTCCCATGGGCGCGACATTTGACCCGTTCAGCCGGCTGGGAATCTTGAAGGTGGTTCGTGACGAAAGTAAATGCAACATGTGCGGTAACTGTCAACGCAAGTGCCCGCAGAACCTTGCGCCGCATGCGACAGTAAAGCTGCGGCATCGCGATTGCACGCTTTGCCTGGAATGTGTTGACGCCTGTCCGGTGGACCAGGCTCTGGAACTTAAGGCAACGATCTGA
- the ettA gene encoding energy-dependent translational throttle protein EttA — protein MAPQFIFVMQNLTKLYGHEKVLEDINLAFYPGAKIGLVGDNGSGKSTLLRIMAGLDKDFQGSAEPAKGVRAVLVAQEPELDLSKTVRENVETAFAPTLSLLNKYNQLANDVATMEGDAMMKALDRMQHLQDEIDKVDGWNLEHQVEVASDALFLPDGDMPVSQISGGERRRVALCRALIERPDILLLDEPTNHLDAETVLWLEKQLREFEGTVIISTHDRYFLDNITKWILELDAGKGIPWEGNYSSWLEQKIQTMESPDKKPSAKLASLKRELAWIRMTQRDRLAESHKHMAEYEQRSKEVFEMNTQNMDIQIAPGPHLGDVVLEIENVSKSYGDVNLIKDLNLFLPPGSITGVIGPNGAGKSTLFRMITGEEKPDSGSIRLGPSVVLEYVNQMRDDLDDKHTVFEEITGGTDTIFMGGKEISSRAYVSKFNFRGGDQQKFVGNLSGGERNRVHLAKLLRKGGNFLLLDEPSNDLDITTLRSLENALLDFSGCVMVISHDRFFLDRICTHILAFEGNGVVRWFEGNFEAYEQRRRTELGSQYDRPRRSLYRKLTA, from the coding sequence ATGGCTCCTCAATTCATATTTGTCATGCAGAACCTGACCAAGCTCTATGGTCATGAAAAGGTTCTTGAAGATATCAACCTAGCATTTTATCCCGGAGCGAAGATCGGACTGGTGGGAGACAATGGCTCGGGGAAGTCAACCCTGCTTCGTATCATGGCAGGATTGGACAAAGACTTCCAGGGGTCTGCGGAGCCCGCTAAAGGTGTGCGTGCCGTGCTCGTCGCTCAAGAGCCCGAACTCGACTTGAGCAAGACTGTCCGTGAGAATGTTGAGACGGCTTTTGCTCCGACCCTTAGCTTGCTGAACAAGTACAATCAGCTTGCCAACGACGTGGCGACGATGGAAGGGGATGCCATGATGAAAGCCCTTGATCGCATGCAGCATCTGCAGGACGAGATTGATAAGGTGGACGGCTGGAACCTCGAGCATCAAGTTGAAGTGGCTTCCGACGCCCTCTTCCTGCCGGACGGTGATATGCCGGTCTCGCAGATCTCCGGCGGCGAGCGGCGGCGCGTTGCGCTCTGTCGTGCGCTGATCGAGCGTCCGGATATTCTGCTGCTTGACGAGCCGACAAACCATCTCGATGCGGAAACCGTGCTCTGGCTGGAAAAGCAATTACGGGAGTTTGAGGGGACGGTCATCATTTCCACTCACGATCGCTATTTTCTGGACAACATAACAAAGTGGATTCTCGAGCTTGATGCGGGAAAGGGAATTCCCTGGGAAGGCAACTACTCGTCGTGGCTTGAGCAAAAAATTCAGACCATGGAGAGTCCGGACAAAAAGCCTTCAGCAAAATTGGCCTCTTTGAAACGCGAGCTGGCTTGGATTAGGATGACGCAGCGGGATCGTCTTGCCGAGAGTCACAAGCACATGGCCGAGTATGAGCAACGGTCCAAAGAAGTGTTTGAGATGAACACTCAGAACATGGATATTCAGATTGCACCCGGACCGCATCTGGGAGACGTCGTTTTGGAGATTGAGAACGTATCTAAGAGCTACGGTGACGTCAATCTTATCAAGGACCTGAATTTGTTTCTCCCGCCAGGCAGTATCACGGGCGTTATCGGCCCAAACGGCGCAGGAAAGTCGACGCTGTTTCGCATGATCACGGGCGAAGAGAAGCCCGACAGCGGTTCAATCCGTCTCGGACCTTCGGTAGTTCTTGAGTACGTCAACCAGATGCGGGATGACTTGGACGATAAACACACCGTCTTTGAAGAGATTACAGGCGGAACCGACACAATTTTCATGGGTGGCAAAGAGATCTCATCGCGCGCCTATGTGTCGAAATTCAATTTCCGTGGCGGAGATCAGCAGAAGTTCGTAGGCAATCTTTCGGGCGGAGAGCGCAATCGCGTGCATCTTGCGAAACTGCTGCGAAAGGGCGGGAATTTCCTGCTGCTGGATGAGCCGAGTAACGACTTAGATATCACAACTCTGCGCAGTCTGGAGAACGCACTACTCGATTTCAGCGGCTGTGTGATGGTAATCAGCCACGACCGCTTCTTCTTGGACCGTATCTGCACGCACATATTAGCCTTTGAAGGTAACGGAGTTGTTCGTTGGTTCGAAGGTAACTTTGAGGCCTATGAGCAGCGTCGCCGCACTGAACTCGGGTCGCAATATGATCGTCCACGCCGTTCACTGTATCGTAAGCTGACGGCTTGA